The Megalops cyprinoides isolate fMegCyp1 chromosome 12, fMegCyp1.pri, whole genome shotgun sequence genome contains a region encoding:
- the LOC118786691 gene encoding protein tyrosine phosphatase type IVA 2-like, translating to MNRPAPVEITYESMRFLITHNPTNAQLGKFTEELKRFGVQTLVRVCDATYDKAPVEKEGIQVLDWPFDDGAPPPNQIVDDWLNLLKTKFREERGCCIAVHCVAGLGRAPVLVALALIECGMKYEDAVQFIRQKRRGAFNSKQLLYLEKYRPKMRLRNGHNCCVQ from the exons ATGAACCGTCCTGCCCCCGTCGAGATAACGTATGAAAGCATGAGGTTCCTGATCACCCACAACCCCACCAATGCACAGCTCGGCAAGTTCACTGAG gagCTGAAGAGGTTTGGGGTGCAGACGCTGGTGCGGGTGTGCGATGCCACCTATGACAAGGCTCCGGTGGAGAAGGAGGGGATCCAGGTCCTG GATTGGCCCTTTGATGACGGTGCCCCACCCCCTAACCAGATTGTGGATGATTGGCTGAACCTGCTGAAAACTAAATTCCGGGAGGAGCGCGGCTGCTGCATCGCGGTGCACTGCGTGGCAGGACTGGGCCG AGCCCCTGTGCTGGTGGCCTTAGCCTTAATCGAATGTGGGATGAAGTACGAGGATGCGGTCCAGTTTATCCGGCA aaaGAGACGTGGAGCCTTCAACTCCAAACAGCTACTTTACCTCGAGAAATACCGACCCAAGATGCGTCTCCGCAACGGTCATAACTGCTGCGTTCAGTAG